GTGCAACATCACCTGTTTTGGCTGCGTTTGCTTTTGTTGTGGTAGATTCTTGCCCTGTTTGTGTACTATCCGCTTTGTTGTCATCTGGTGTTTCGGTAGATGGTTTTTCTACTGCTACTAGACCTTTCATCGCTTCTTGTACACTTGTTACTGCTGCGTCTACTTCTTCCTGGGTTGCGTTTTCATTCGCCATCACTGCGTTCGCTTCTGCTACTGCTGCTTGCAGTACTGCATAGCTTTCCGCTGTATATGCGTTCGCATCTTTGCCGTTGGCTTCCGCAATTACTTTTTCCAGGATGGATTTATCCGCTTTGTATCTCAGGTTCAGCATCGCGTTCAACAGATTGGTTTCTGCTGTTTCGATTTCTGCTTGCATTGCATTGTCTTTATCCGCTAATAAATCTTGCGCTGCTTTCAACGCTTCTAAGAATTCTGCCTGACCTGCTTCTACAAAGTCATTCATGTCATAACCTTCTGCCAATGCAACCAGAGCTTCTAAGGAAGTAATATCACCTTTGACAAAGCCCAGTTTATGGATTTCTGTCATCAGTGCTTTCCATGCTGCATCTACAGTTTCTTGGGTTGCCATTTCATCTTTTGCGACTAATTTTGCTGCATCCAATGCTGCATTGAAGGATTTTTGTACATCCGCAATGACATTATTGAATTCATCAGATGCTTTTTGTTGCTCTGCATATGCAATTACTTTGTTTAAAATATCTTTATTTGCATTGATTGGTTCTACGATGGTAATTGGGATACGGTCCATTACTGGTAAGCCGTTGGTGAAACGTGCTACTACATAAGCGGAACCAGCGGAACGAGGTACCAGGATAGGTGTATTTGTATCTGTGCCGATCAAATCCGCAATATCTGATACAAATCCATTTTCATCCTCAATGCTCCAACGGATATTGTTGTTCGCCAAATCAGATGGGGTAACATTTGCGTTCAGCTGAACGGAATCCGTATTGGTGGTGATGATGTCAGGAGCATCTACCATATCAACTTTAATATCACCAATATTGATGGATTCTGTTGTAACATAGGAAACACGGGTTTCAGCCAACTGTACATAGTGAGCTTTGGAAATTTCATCAAAGGATGGCATACCAAGTTTGTAAACAACCAGCCGTAAGGTGGTTGTATGAACGGTATCAAAGTTAATTTCATATGGTGCCATACCTGGGTTTGGACAATCTTTAATGGTAAAGATGGTTTCAAACTCACCTGTTTGTTCATTTTTCGCCTGTAAATCAAAGTCTACTGGGAAGTTTGCGGAATCACCAGAGTTCTTTTCGTTTGCGTCAACGTCAGAACGAGGGTACATTACAAATTGGTTGATATCCTGTGGGCTATCAAAAGTAAAGTTCATCCAGAATGGGTCGGCGGAGATATCGTTTTGTCCGTTTGGACGTGCCGCTGAGGTAAAGCCTTTAATACCGCCTTCCGAACCACGGCCTTCAGAACGCAGTTTTCCATCTGTTAAGTTGGAAATGCTCCATGCGCCTGCGTTGGCAGCAAAGTCTTTTACGGTAATTTCAGCGGATGTTGCCATATTATCAGGTGCCGCTGGAACTGCGTAAACTTCTACTTCGCATAACTGGAACCGATAAGGACGTGCTCCACCTACATCGTCGATTGCAGGAGAACCAAGTTTGGTTGGAATAATACGAATATAGCGTCCGTTTTGGATGCCAAAATCTAGTACTGCTGGTTGACCCTGTGGATTTTCTACATCTTTGAAATCCCCAATGGTACGGTAAATATTATCACCGTCCATCTTGTATTCAATGCGGTAATCCACTGGGAAGTTTGGAGATTCTGTACCACCATTTGCGCCAGCTACGTCAGTACGTGGGTAAAGCATAATCTGGTGGAAATCGGTATCTTTTCCAAGGTCGATTTCAATCCACAAATCTTCGTTGGAAACATCGGCGGAGGCATAGTTTTTGGAAGTATAACCTTTCACGCCGTCTACTGCGGAAGAACCTGTGGAAGTTTGTAAACCATCTGTTAATTTGTCAGGACCCCATTGTGCGCCTGCGCCATCCGAGTTGGCAGCAGTTACGGTTTTACCCAATGCCAGGTTATCGGATTTGGCGGCAATAGTGGATTTAAAGTTGGCAATTAAACTGTAATCACGGTTCATTGCAACATAAACAGGTTCTGGGCCTGTTGTTAAATCTCCACTAAAGCCTTCCGCGCGGTAGTCAGTACCTGCAACAGGTTCAATTACAACATTGCTGCCTTTTGGATAGGTGCGGTTTAATGGTAATTTTTCTACAGTACCATTTACTTTTACAGAACCATCTCCACCTTCTGCTTCAATGTTTAACACAAATTCGCTGGTGCTTTGGTCGTTGTTGTACAGTTCCAGTTCTGTCAATTGTACACGGTATTTTAAATTTCCACCTTCTGTTACAGGTGAACCCAATTTTGTAGTAGTTATTTTAATATAACGTCCATGCTGTGTACCCAAATCCAATGTAACAGGTTGTCCCATTGGATTGTCACCATCGGTTACCTGTTTGCATTCTTTATACTCTGTAGAGCCATCTTCACAAACAGAAACTTGATAACTTTCTGGGAAACAAAGGGTTTCTCCGTTATCACCTTTTTGGTCTGTTCTAGGATAGAGGACAAGGGTGTCAAAATTACGGTCCCTGCCCAAATCGATCACTAATTCGTGAGGAGTTTCGGTGATATCCTGGTTTGTATATGCCTGTGAGGTGAATCCAAGCTGTCCATTTGGCCCAACTGTGGTATAGCCATCGGTCAGGTTGGTTGGATCCCAAGATTGGCCTTCCGAATAAGAATTGTTAGCGGTTACAGGTTTATTGTAAGCTAAATTTTCTTCCCCAATATATTCTGGAATTACAGTAAGGTTTACATTTTCCTTGCCATCCAGAGTGATTTCCCGTTTGGAACTGAACAGGTCACCTGACCATGCGATAAACCGGCAACGAGAATCTTCTTGTTCCCCTGCGGTTAAAGTGACAGGTTCGCCTTCTACCACTGGGATTTTTGCTGGAAGTTCAATTGTTTTATCACCAGTTTGTACATACAATCCAGAATCTTTTGGAGCATCAATTGTTACAATACGATATGTTTTATCTGTTTTTTCAGAGAAGGAAGCATCAATAGTGGCATTTGCCCCCATAGTAAAGGTCATTGCGTTTTCAAAGGAAGCGTAAGTGCCGCTAAAGCCATCAAATACCATGCCATCATTTGCGATAGCTTCGATGGATACTTCTTCCCCGTTTGCGATCGTTTGGGTATATGGAGTGGTAATTTCTTTTCCGTTTACAAGCAATTTTCCGCCTTCGTTGCTGTTAACTGTTAAGGTATAGCTTTCTTCTGTACCTGCTGGTTTTACAGCGGAATCAAAGGTGTAGTTGCCAGCAACTACGTCAAAATAAATATATTGCGCGTCGTTACCCACATAGGTAATGCCTTCTACTGTGTTGGTAGCAGCGCCATCTTCAAACAGAACGGTTCCGTCCAAAGAAACAGTGGTGTTTTCCATATCAAAGCGTGGAACACCAATGCGTGCGGCTACTTGTGTGTTTACATTCAGGGATTTGCTGTTGTCTTGATTTTTATCCAACCGTACAGCAATTGTTTCCCCTGCTGGTGTTTCCAGACTGCCTTCCACATAGCTCAGGTCTGCCGGTAAGTAAGGTTTTACCTGAACGCCAGTGTAGTTGACGTCGTTATAAGTGATACCAGCCAGATAAGCCAGGAACATTTTTGCTGGGTAAGCAGTCCAAGCATGGCTGTGGGAGTTGATTGTTTCAAAGCCTTCCCAACAAGTCTGATATCCATCTGCAACCATACGGCCCCATTCTAACCCTGTAGTACGGGTCATGATCTCGTAAGCTGCTTCTTTGTGGGAGTCGTTACCTTGAAGCAGAACATGGAGGACTGGTTTTGTCAGGATAACTTTAGAAGGTAATACAGAAGTGGATTCCAATTCTGTTTTTGCGATATAGTCCAGCTGCTGGGTGCGCAGGGATTCCGGAGCTTGTCCGAGGAAAATCGCAAATGCGGTTACCCCTGGGTTCCGTTTTTCGCTGCCATAGCTGTCCATATAAATACCGGTTTCTGGGTCAATCAGGTTAGCGGTAATTGCTGCGCTGATATCTTCGGCTTTTTGGCGATAGCTAGCTGCTTCTGCGTCTTTACCAAGTACTTCAGAGATCAATGACATTTTATCAAACACATCATACATATGTAAATTCATAGTAGTTTGATATTTACCAGAGTCATCGACAATCGAAGATGGCCAGTCACTAATGGACCAAAGTGGAGGTTTTGTCATCAAACCGGTGCCGTCAATGTATTCTTCCCAATGGGCTGCGGCTTTTTCCGCTACCTCATAAAATTCCTCTAAAGCGTCAGTTTTTCCAGTATAATAATAGTATTGATACAATAGGTCTGGGTAACGCATATCATATTCTGGAATCTGATTTGAGAAGTTTTCTACCGTGGTAGGTGTAATAAATGGGAATTGTCCATTTTCATGCTGTGCGCCGGAGAAGTCCAGCAATGTTTTATAAAGGAAATCGCTGTAATCAGAAGCAAATGCGTAGGAGAATAAATCGTACTGCATTTGAGCATCCCCCAGGTATTGTGACTGTTCCCGGTGAGGGCAGTCAACAGGCATGTTCTGGGTGTTGTTGTACTGGGTGTTGATGCACATCTGATAAATTTTGTTTGCCATATCATCAGAAGAACTGAAAGTAGAGGTGTTTTCAATACCGGAAGAAGC
This is a stretch of genomic DNA from Clostridium facile. It encodes these proteins:
- a CDS encoding family 78 glycoside hydrolase catalytic domain yields the protein MGKTKRFLSIVLTLAMVLGIMVQPGLFPAAAESTNSHESPYIQSDNWIWSSDTITKNSVSYFRRSVDLKEMPTSIDIKTSAHNYLKFYFNGNLLSGLCSPATSTIPDNKNYLHYTLTGDELNQLLDQANPTQVAFASMVQYLGDGGMNYINGVPGFWADITVTYGDNSTETIVTDSSWDALAETPFKGNTPSQQSRRMTAQLDYDAQKMPDPLAFARYDYDTTSYTAGSWVDAIPAKTEASTWKMREQQIPEGTVHEMITPTPVGVQEPGVQVFDVGKIVSGFPRIKTSAPAGTRICMRYSEDLTADGRVKHNVANEGSENYCDYYTFSGNGVEEFCPDFTYKAFRYVEVVGLPEMIDPSEFQVEWASSGIENTSTFSSSDDMANKIYQMCINTQYNNTQNMPVDCPHREQSQYLGDAQMQYDLFSYAFASDYSDFLYKTLLDFSGAQHENGQFPFITPTTVENFSNQIPEYDMRYPDLLYQYYYYTGKTDALEEFYEVAEKAAAHWEEYIDGTGLMTKPPLWSISDWPSSIVDDSGKYQTTMNLHMYDVFDKMSLISEVLGKDAEAASYRQKAEDISAAITANLIDPETGIYMDSYGSEKRNPGVTAFAIFLGQAPESLRTQQLDYIAKTELESTSVLPSKVILTKPVLHVLLQGNDSHKEAAYEIMTRTTGLEWGRMVADGYQTCWEGFETINSHSHAWTAYPAKMFLAYLAGITYNDVNYTGVQVKPYLPADLSYVEGSLETPAGETIAVRLDKNQDNSKSLNVNTQVAARIGVPRFDMENTTVSLDGTVLFEDGAATNTVEGITYVGNDAQYIYFDVVAGNYTFDSAVKPAGTEESYTLTVNSNEGGKLLVNGKEITTPYTQTIANGEEVSIEAIANDGMVFDGFSGTYASFENAMTFTMGANATIDASFSEKTDKTYRIVTIDAPKDSGLYVQTGDKTIELPAKIPVVEGEPVTLTAGEQEDSRCRFIAWSGDLFSSKREITLDGKENVNLTVIPEYIGEENLAYNKPVTANNSYSEGQSWDPTNLTDGYTTVGPNGQLGFTSQAYTNQDITETPHELVIDLGRDRNFDTLVLYPRTDQKGDNGETLCFPESYQVSVCEDGSTEYKECKQVTDGDNPMGQPVTLDLGTQHGRYIKITTTKLGSPVTEGGNLKYRVQLTELELYNNDQSTSEFVLNIEAEGGDGSVKVNGTVEKLPLNRTYPKGSNVVIEPVAGTDYRAEGFSGDLTTGPEPVYVAMNRDYSLIANFKSTIAAKSDNLALGKTVTAANSDGAGAQWGPDKLTDGLQTSTGSSAVDGVKGYTSKNYASADVSNEDLWIEIDLGKDTDFHQIMLYPRTDVAGANGGTESPNFPVDYRIEYKMDGDNIYRTIGDFKDVENPQGQPAVLDFGIQNGRYIRIIPTKLGSPAIDDVGGARPYRFQLCEVEVYAVPAAPDNMATSAEITVKDFAANAGAWSISNLTDGKLRSEGRGSEGGIKGFTSAARPNGQNDISADPFWMNFTFDSPQDINQFVMYPRSDVDANEKNSGDSANFPVDFDLQAKNEQTGEFETIFTIKDCPNPGMAPYEINFDTVHTTTLRLVVYKLGMPSFDEISKAHYVQLAETRVSYVTTESINIGDIKVDMVDAPDIITTNTDSVQLNANVTPSDLANNNIRWSIEDENGFVSDIADLIGTDTNTPILVPRSAGSAYVVARFTNGLPVMDRIPITIVEPINANKDILNKVIAYAEQQKASDEFNNVIADVQKSFNAALDAAKLVAKDEMATQETVDAAWKALMTEIHKLGFVKGDITSLEALVALAEGYDMNDFVEAGQAEFLEALKAAQDLLADKDNAMQAEIETAETNLLNAMLNLRYKADKSILEKVIAEANGKDANAYTAESYAVLQAAVAEANAVMANENATQEEVDAAVTSVQEAMKGLVAVEKPSTETPDDNKADSTQTGQESTTTKANAAKTGDVAPIAGVMALVLAGAAVVTLKKKK